gacaagccatatcacgattgcgcgcagtagacatgttagagccactcgtacttgcagcagattggagaccggcttgctaggcggagtagagtaaggggcggagcgcgtcgatggTGCCGGCGCCGTAGTAGAGGGCGCGCGAGGCGTGTAGCGCCCAGCTCCTGAAACTCGTCCTttaatctttgcttcgtcagccaactgtgattcagcttctcttgcatgatgtagcaactcattcatagtggtgtagttgtaatgacgaacaatgcctttgatatcatacttcaaaccattgagaaaacgagtcattgtcatctcaagggattcattgacacggccacgctgcatgagcatctccatctccatgtagtattcatcaacagtcttcacaccttgtctcaatagggtcaacttatcaaatatattgcgcaaataatttgtgggcacaaaacgctcagtcattgccgccttcatagcacgccatgtgagaaTAGGCGGTTTACCATCTTCTTCGCGAGCACGAACAAATCGATCCCACCAATGCaaagcataaccatcaaattcgtAAGAAGCAAGTtttatcttcctatcttcagtgtaatgtGGATGTAAACCCCATAACTTCTCAGTCtttagctcccaagtgaggtattcttcaacatcagctcctccttcaaacttgggtatagaaaacttgggcttacccaattcatcttcctcatcatgtccacgaccattgcggccaagtggagcccaacctcgaagacgattaccacgtggcgcaccacgagcattgcgTGCGTTATCTTGAAGGTCatgatcatcgtcatcttcttgttgttgttgggtcAAATTCTCAATAGCTAGGCGCATATTTGCGCTGTATATCCatcatttgatctttcattgtagtgacggtctcacATGTAGTATCCAACTTCTGGGAGAGCCCTTGGACCGTTCCCTTAAGCTCATCAATgggagtgcggaattcacgtcgcatctcattacgaagagcttcatactccctccatgtgatgatatctgcagaattcttgttttcctggttaacaattttttgatcactagcagacatgattagtaggttagtgcactaaatcaaaatatataTGCTGGTaccctcacaactcactcaaaactgataagaaaaggaaatcttaccgttccaaagtaaattagtgttgcttaccacttgtagtaacaactagtgcactgatatagcgaagcgaatatcaagggtatagaaCAATCACAcagcaaagcagggtatatgtggggctgtaggtaggctacctatttgcaccaataacaagctctagcgctgaccgtagacaaccaaagatactcactcaaggcgataaatgtggcaatgcaactatatggaggaaaggttgcaatgcgctcgagagacactagcaaagctcaacgaaacaggcacaagattgctcaactacaggtgcagtaaagaaaacttaggccttcgcttgattctactagcacttcacttttctttttgtattttctttttgtaacgcagctatgtagctcgttttgcttcttttctattttctcttttttttttgattttatgacacaactccttaataacacggccaacaagatatgcaaagcaccaaaaccctaatgagcagcctgtcgagcggtaaaactagtctcttctgggttagttcctagtcacttatatcgataggctgtgtctatggttgggaacaagcacactgtacactatgtggactcggaataactgaaactagatgataatagactcaaaccctaacaatactagatggaagaaaaagatacgcaaaaacaactacgaaaagcaactaaaactcgaaattagtgcaatctaaggctatgacaaacactaaccctaactttttatggctttttctggataggaaacactcacaactcaactatggggtggattgtggatggcttaccgagggaacccgagaatctgataccaagatgatacggggtggcccgatcttctcagtaagcaacagtggtgatgatgatcacggggtgatagcagcggaggaacacgacgatataGTGGATGATaatttgtatgacgcaacgagatctctcgattggtccctgtcgccaatgcaacagctctcagccCTTCAAGATAttggcaactccacacacttgcgcacgtagccgccgaccacgaagcggtaagttgcaaccttctaattcccaatggaacagcagatcacacaagactttcagatctacacaatatcaagcaatatggtgtatggattcaatagttttgcatagcaaacaactaaaaactaaggtttatcttaaacgtggtctctagcaactttgggggcgtcctatggacttatataggcgtccacgacgatctcaggtcgaaaaagtacgaaaataatcgacccagaatagatctggtcgagacagactcggaatcGGCCAgtttggcggccggtcgaccgggtctgggaccggccggtccggttcaaaCCGGACCTAGCGCCGTGTGTTGACCGAACGAGGCTCCCGGGCTTAGtggatagtgcccggttggcacaagcACCGCGGCCGGTTGAAACCGGACTGACCCGACGctggatccggtcggaccgggcctgggaccggctggtccggcggcACGACCGATTGGATCGGATCTAGCACCGGCCTGAACTTCAACTtcccctctcgcgcatgcctcccgctcctccctcgcgcgtccatgagatgtcTTCATgttcagctccatgtccagcttcacgtccatcttctggtccaactgctcctctcctcctcgtgcgatgcttgctccctcctcatacctgatcatacataagtaatagcacttaggtagtataaagttctcatcaatcaaagtatcatttaggaacaaatttacctgttgtttaagtagcttcgcacgagctcgtgtcattggtccaatcctgacttcatcggacttgagcttcacagcaagatcatcttttgtaatgatggaggtagtagtgaggtagggatgtcctcatgatTCCGCCTAAGCAAAGATAAAGAGCAAAATGCGAGCATAGCTTGCAATGAGTACTTCCGTGGTTAATAAAGTGTCTCCCAGGCCCTATTGCCCTAACTACTAAGAATAGCATTGCCATAGGCATATTCAATAACTTAAGACTGATGACACTTTCTAGTCTCACATGCGCTTAACAAGCGAGCTTCAATGCCTCATACACGGGCCCTCTGTAGAACCACAACTCGCTCCTCCTTCATCGGACGCTGCAACATGCAAAGGAGCTTATAAGATAACCAACCTGCAAACCCAAATGAGACAGACCAAGACAAAAGGTTTAACTTACACAAAAGATTATTGAAACACTGCCACACAGAAGTATAGTTGTAACAACTCCCAGCACGCCCAATTCTCTTGGACGAACACCATACCTGTTAAGCGATATATGTATATTAAAGCAAACAGCACAAGAAATCAATCAAAGGTTCCAGAATATGCCTATTTCACTAGTCTTTTGAAACAGAAAACCCTGAGCAAGTCTATGACTGATTCATGCGACACCAGCCAAATTGAAATCTTGGTAGTGTTCTGTACAACTTTACCTACTTGAAACAAAGTGATCAGTTCATGTGCAAAATCAAAATCACATATGTCCTACCTATTTTGTGAAATGAATTAACTACTATGTCAACTTGAAACAAAATCGAAATCATGCGACACAAGCGAAATTAAGGTCCTGGCAATGTTCTGTAACATTTTACCTGCTTGAAACAAAGGGATCCTGGGCTAAGCCCTTAGTTTCTTTGGGCTAAGCCCTTTTTTTACCTACTTGAAACAAAGGGAGTATATTTTTCTCTTTTAATAAAATTTACTGTCGGAGCCTCTCCTACAGTTTTCGGCAGAAAAAAACTAAGCAACTTGAAATAAAATCAAATCATGTGACACCAGCGAAATGGAAGTCCTGGTAGTGTTCTGTAACATTTTACCTACTTGAAACAAGGTAGATCCAGTTCATGTGCACAGTCAAAATCAAATATGTCCTACCTATTTCTGAAATGAATTAACTGCTATAGCAACTTCTGACTGCCATAGATGGCCACAAGCATTAGCAAAAACTAGTGGCTATCCTGATTTCTTCTTCCTTCTGATAGATTTCATTACTAATTATCACATCTTATAGACAATGCCAAATCGTAGAAACAGGTCTAGATAAAGGTGCTGACTAGAGTTACCTTGAGAGGCTCAGATAGGAGAGGAAGTAAGCAAAGGTGATCAATGTAATCACGGTTGGGGCAACCCATGCGTATGCCTTCTCCATTGTGGGGATGCCCACAGGCCTCTTCAACACCAGGTGCGTGATGATGTAGAAGTGCAGTAGCAGAATAGGTGCGAACCAGGCACATGTCACAGACATGCCAAGAAGATCATCTGTCACCCACTTATCTGGACCAGGGACAAGCTGATGGGTGATAGTATCTTGGGGTCGGGCATTGAGTGTGGACATATTGTAGGCACGGAGGGCCAGTGTCATGGGTAATGCCACTGTGTATATCACACTGACCAGCGTAATCGGTGGGTTCAGCACCGATTTGGTCTGAAACAGCAAACATGGGTACAATATTATAGGCCATAGAAAATAACGTCAGAAAAGCAACACATGAAGCAGGGGAAACCTTTGCAAGCAGACCAGGGAAAGGATCAGCGGGTTGTGCAGGACCGACTTCTGAACCTGAATCTGAATCTGCAGAGTTGGTTGCAAGGAACGAAATAAATCAGAAAGACAAAAGAAACATAATATTGATGATTAATGTACAGAAAGCCTGTTCAACAGTAAAAAAAAAGGACTAGTTCCTAATCTCCATCTTCACCGTATAGCTGCTATAATATGTAACTAGAATATATAAATTATTCCTTACTAAAAAATTGAGCTAATAAGATATACAGCTAGCACTCCAGATACAGTTACCACGAGCATTAGCAAATTAGTTAGCAGCTGAGTATTTAATAAACAAACTATTTTCCTTACCAAGCACGCAACATGTGGATGATCATGTACTAACTGAAGCTTAGTGTGGAAGCTAGCTAGCTTACTGAAACACGTACTTGCTGGGGCACACTCAAGTGACAATGAAGTTTCTAGTAAAATGTAAAAGCCTAAAGATCCCACAATGAAGCATATAGTGAGTGAATTAATTAGAACTGAAAGATCAAGATGGTGCTTAAAGAGCATGCTCAAACAAATTAAACACATAATTATAGTCTAACGCATCGAGAATAAGTAGCAGCATCCACCAAGAGGACCCTAATTGGTGAATAGGGTGACAATATAATGATATCGACAAAGTAGCAATATCTTCTAAAGCTCAATAAATATCCAAAAAATGTACAATCAGACCTGAACTACATATAAAATGGATcaattactttcatgttgagtgaaTAGTCAGAGCTCCAGGTGGTTAGCcttaaaaaaaaaaattgaaacatgCCAATAACCACACTGTTGGGGCCTGAGGACTCTAAAAGCAGGTTCAAAGCAATGCAGTAATCCATAACCCAGGACCAGGAGAAGCATACACTAGCTATCTATGAATCGAGAAGTCCATTCACAGACCTCAACCCTGGAATGCATAACGAAGCTATTTCAAAACCACACGAATTTCTCACAAGAAAAAATGTACTAGTAGAAGGAAGGACTACACTAGTGGTCATGAAACCCTGGAATGCATAACGAAGCTATTTCAAAGCCTAAAAGCAAGGGGCATTCAAAACAGCCGCACTttactcctctctctctctctctttgtttaGTTTGAAAATGCTATCGAAATTGCAATTAACCTCAACAGAAAGCACATGATCATGTACTACAGCCACGCCATCTATCCATGACGGAAGGAGACGGACGTCAACTTTACAGCTAATGCTCCCCCTTCCTGGAAACGGAAAACCATAACTGGCTGGCTCCCTCATTCCTCCTGGCTTCGTTTTCTCCCTGCAGTGGACCCCGCGGGCAGTCTGAGAAAAAGAAACGCATTGTGCGGTCTGCGCTCGGCCGTCAGGTTCAACATAACGGAGTCGGGCCAATCATGCAAGCTGCAACACAAGGAGACAAATTAAGGGATCGTCTCCAGTCTCGAGACTCTCGCCGTTGCAGGGCGGTTTGGTACCCCTGACTGCTTTTGCAACGGCCCGTACTAGCCGGGCACAATGTACATGGACGGGGAGGtcatctatttttttttttggcaaCTAGGGGAGGTCATCTAATTAACCACGCATTCTGCTAAACATACATCGCTCGATCAGCAAGGCCATTCAACcctatctttttctgtttttcgACGTTATTAATAACATATAGTAGCTTCTCTAGCGTCGTGCACTCAAAATAAATTCAATTTTGGGAAAACAATTCGTCCCGCTTAAACAACAAAGAAACACAATTGTTACATCAGAAATGGGATCTTAGGGTTAAGAAGAAAGTCCACTTCTCGTCCTTAAACTCTTGGAGAAGTTCATTTTTCGTTCTAAAAAATATTTTCCATTCTATGATAATAATGATCACTTGTTTCTTTCTTGTCCGTTTGCAAAATTAATTTGGAGAATGGTATTTTTTTGCTTATAACATTCCTCCTCCAtccaatattactaatatgtttggtaattggtcgaATCGGGTTAATACAAAGGATAAAGAGCATATTCGTATTGGTATTTCTGCGATTTGTTGGTCTATATGGACAAGTAGAAATGACATTGTGTTTAATAAACAGAAGGGAaccaattttttgcaggttattcttcgTGCGGCGCATTGGGTACAACTTTGGGCATACCTTCTTCCGGAGGATCCGCGGGATACTATGACTACTGGATGCAACCAACTTTTGACGGTCGCACGGGACTACTATTTTCAGGCTACTGGATGGCGACACATTAAAAGAATTGAAGATGGATAGTTTTTGCTTACTTTTCGTATTTGTTTGGCTCATTCTTGTCACAACCTTAGCTTACACATGATTGTAATAATTATACATTTTAGACCTCTTTTTTTAATAAAGGATATGgatgtgtgcatctattgattattgatgcagaggccggagcTATGCTCCCATATCGAAAAAGAATGGAAACTGAGCTACTTTTCACCCCCCacggtttagaacatgaaaagaaGAAGAAATCAACCAACTAACTTGGTTTTTAATCAAACCAAGCCCAAGCTAGCAGAGATGTCGAACCCAACATCTTAGTGCAAGAAATTGAAACCCTTGTGTCTGTAAACCGCTCGATTTTACTATCTCCTAATTCACTTGAAACCACACCAAGAACGCTCGTTTTTTGCGTTTTCCTATTAGCATCATCTTGCCTCTTTGGCCTTGCATCGGTGCCTTGAGTTTTTGCCACACGTGACAGATATTTGCCTCTCTCAGCAGGGATAAGGACTAAAAGTGAATAATTCTGAGAGTTTAAGGTTCATCTTGAACCAAATGAAAGTTCTAGGACCAAAAGTAAACTTTCACTAGAATTTAATGACCAAAAGTGGAGCTTCTTCTTAAAGTTTTCATCATCAAAAGGCTATGCATGTC
This region of Lolium perenne isolate Kyuss_39 chromosome 2, Kyuss_2.0, whole genome shotgun sequence genomic DNA includes:
- the LOC127333873 gene encoding uncharacterized protein; the protein is MTLALRAYNMSTLNARPQDTITHQLVPGPDKWVTDDLLGMSVTCAWFAPILLLHFYIITHLVLKRPVGIPTMEKAYAWVAPTVITLITFAYFLSYLSLSRYGVRPRELGVLGVVTTILLCGSVSIIFCRPMKEERVVVLQRARV